One Streptomyces sp. B21-105 genomic region harbors:
- a CDS encoding family 43 glycosylhydrolase has product MIAGSAAAAVTGVSAGTAHAAVPASPGVTYTNTIAEQRADPHIYKHTDGFYYFTATVPAYDRIVLRRATTIQGLTSAAETTIWTKHASGAMGAHIWAPEIHFIDGKWYIYFAAGDANNIWNIRPYVLESTAANPITGPWTEKGRIALPLNTFSLDATTFAVGGTRYLSWAQNDPAVGPGTNIYLAQMSNPWTITGAPVMISRPTASWETAGGQTVNEGPAVIQRGGKVFLTFSASATDANYCMGMLTASAGADLLSASSWAKSTGPVFASNAATSQYGPGHNQFTVSEDGKSDILVYHDRSYKNISGDPLNDPNRRTRVQKIYWKADGTPDFGIPVADGLTPIRLSSYNFPDRFIRHWEYRAKIEANVSPLADSQFRVVTGLTGSGTVSLESANFPGYFLRHKNNEVWVEKNDGTALFAGDASFTARAGLADSAGVSYESYNFPGRYIRHYNYLLYTQTLSTATDRADATFYTQ; this is encoded by the coding sequence ATGATCGCCGGATCGGCCGCCGCCGCCGTCACCGGCGTCTCGGCCGGTACCGCTCACGCCGCCGTGCCCGCGTCACCCGGTGTGACCTACACGAACACCATCGCCGAGCAGCGGGCCGACCCGCACATCTACAAGCACACCGACGGCTTCTACTACTTCACCGCCACGGTGCCGGCGTACGACCGGATCGTGCTCCGCCGGGCCACCACGATCCAGGGGCTGACCTCGGCCGCCGAGACGACCATCTGGACCAAGCACGCCAGCGGCGCGATGGGCGCACACATCTGGGCCCCGGAGATCCACTTCATCGACGGCAAGTGGTACATCTACTTCGCCGCCGGCGACGCCAACAACATCTGGAACATCCGGCCCTACGTCCTGGAGTCCACCGCGGCGAACCCGATCACGGGGCCCTGGACGGAGAAGGGGCGTATCGCCCTGCCGCTCAACACCTTCTCCCTGGACGCGACGACCTTCGCCGTGGGCGGCACCCGCTACCTCTCCTGGGCGCAGAACGACCCGGCCGTCGGCCCCGGCACCAACATCTACCTCGCGCAGATGTCCAACCCATGGACCATCACCGGCGCCCCGGTCATGATCAGCCGGCCGACCGCCTCGTGGGAGACCGCCGGAGGCCAGACGGTCAACGAGGGCCCGGCCGTGATCCAGCGGGGCGGCAAGGTCTTCCTGACCTTCTCGGCCAGCGCCACCGACGCCAACTACTGCATGGGCATGCTGACCGCGTCCGCCGGCGCCGACCTGCTCAGCGCCTCGTCCTGGGCCAAGTCCACGGGCCCGGTCTTCGCCAGCAACGCCGCCACCAGCCAGTACGGCCCCGGGCACAACCAGTTCACGGTCTCCGAGGACGGCAAGTCCGACATCCTCGTCTACCACGACCGCAGCTACAAGAACATCAGCGGCGACCCGCTCAACGACCCCAACCGCCGCACCCGCGTCCAGAAGATCTACTGGAAGGCCGACGGCACGCCCGACTTCGGCATCCCGGTCGCCGACGGTCTCACTCCGATCCGGCTCTCCTCGTACAACTTCCCCGACCGGTTCATCCGGCACTGGGAATACCGCGCCAAGATCGAGGCGAACGTCTCGCCGCTGGCCGACTCACAGTTCCGGGTCGTCACCGGTCTCACCGGCTCGGGAACCGTCTCCCTGGAGTCGGCGAACTTCCCCGGTTACTTCCTGCGCCACAAGAACAACGAGGTGTGGGTGGAGAAGAACGACGGGACGGCACTGTTCGCCGGCGACGCCTCCTTCACCGCCCGGGCCGGCCTCGCGGACTCCGCCGGGGTCTCCTACGAGTCGTACAACTTCCCGGGCCGCTACATCCGCCACTACAACTACCTGCTGTACACCCAGACTCTCAGCACGGCGACCGACCGGGCCGACGCCACGTTCTACACCCAGTAG
- a CDS encoding YceI family protein: MNLFTRGATLRRSAPAATPQPPVDQAAFTPAGSGGRPDPALAALTGEWMIDPAHSRVGFSVRHALVTTVRGAFTRYESRLCFDGRDPARSRADIVLDTASVDTGVEQRDAHLVGRDFLNAAAYPRMRFTSTAVQLAGSDVYRMTGDLTIRNATRPVVLELTYLGHVVDPFGYERVGFDGTTTIDRSDWGLTYNARLAEGGAMVSEKVRLQFDIAAIRTPGAR, encoded by the coding sequence ATGAACCTGTTCACCCGCGGCGCGACCCTCCGGCGTTCGGCACCCGCCGCCACTCCCCAACCGCCCGTCGACCAGGCCGCGTTCACGCCCGCCGGCTCCGGCGGCCGGCCGGACCCCGCGCTCGCCGCGCTGACCGGCGAGTGGATGATCGACCCCGCGCACAGCCGGGTCGGCTTCTCCGTCCGGCACGCCCTGGTGACCACGGTGCGCGGGGCGTTCACCCGGTACGAGAGCCGCCTCTGCTTCGACGGCCGCGACCCGGCCCGCTCGCGCGCGGACATCGTGCTGGACACCGCCAGCGTGGACACCGGCGTGGAACAACGCGACGCCCATCTGGTCGGTCGCGACTTCCTGAACGCGGCGGCCTATCCGCGGATGCGCTTCACCAGCACCGCCGTACAGCTCGCGGGCTCCGACGTCTACCGCATGACCGGGGACCTCACCATCAGGAACGCGACGCGGCCCGTGGTCCTCGAACTCACCTACCTCGGCCACGTCGTCGACCCGTTCGGCTACGAGCGGGTGGGCTTCGACGGCACCACCACCATCGACCGTTCCGACTGGGGCCTGACCTACAACGCACGCCTGGCGGAGGGCGGTGCGATGGTGAGCGAGAAGGTGCGTCTGCAGTTCGACATCGCCGCCATCCGCACCCCCGGCGCGCGCTGA
- a CDS encoding glycoside hydrolase, protein MSSRHRIVRALAPAVPLALGASLMAAPPASADPAPQSAVTVRVDPSYQQQQFEGWGTSLVWFANATGRYPDPIRRRLVDMLFGDDGLGLTIARYNIGGGNAPDVRTDYMKPGATMEGFWKAPAGTTRQDVDWWNPDDPGQWNWDADAGQRWWVDQIKDKVSRWEAFSNSPPWFQTVSGYVSGGFDASTDQIRADRVDAFATYLTKVTERLEQAHGIEFDTIDPLNEPNTPYWGTQIGANGQPTGGRQEGAHAGPELQQKVVLALEKALRGAKTNARISAMDETNPTIFTQNWNAYGAPARAALDQLNVHTYGTGMRTSARDIAKGADKKLWMSEVEGTWGTGTDFTGMEPGLGMATRMVEDMRELEPSAWVFWQPIEDAIPQAAAGKNWGSIHVPFNCTAEDTLQSCPIRTNSKFHTIRNFTHYIRPGDHFVKTDDPSSVAAVQKSGRTATVVHVNGTTSARSVTLDLSRFGKVARGAFVTPVVTSADGALVRGTPVRVTDRSATLAVPAKSVTTFLVEGVGGVAKDAALVQPGHVYRLQGTQSGKSLAPSDDGTGVVLRTDDGGSARQLWSVRKLTRGTDNRERYALARTGTGELLTVRDDQAVLEKPEKGRVAEAAQWIMSTTGDGTWTFVNAATGRLLDVAGQSTADGAKVSTYTPTSAANQRWSVIDETVLRTEPADAFTVPGLGPELPKTVTPVFRDGARGALPVVWKLPADRTWRAPGTVRVRGEATDPLGRTVPAVAVVTVDTIASTLAGRAKTYVGGTPDLPATVVGVGRRGGRVDLPVTWDAAPEGSFEGTGVVALRGVARVVGGGTVDATARVQVTEPVQTNIAAEDGVSVAATFTESGYSAERLRNGDLSEKAWSNWKPGTTKNPSDTITFTLPEARDLSRIVTHFYRDGNSASFPETLKVQVRAAGTGTWEDASGPVAVGSEGAPVVDVPLAAKAASAVRVVMTARPGGYLTASEIEVFAKAPGAASDAAAASVEVSGTPIASFDPETTSYRVVTRDPSRSTVTATTRDPYAKVAVEYRDERGGRSATVTVTGEDGSQTRTYRIRLVRR, encoded by the coding sequence GTGTCCTCTCGGCATCGCATCGTCCGGGCTCTGGCGCCCGCGGTTCCCCTGGCGCTCGGCGCGAGTCTGATGGCCGCGCCCCCGGCGAGCGCGGATCCCGCACCGCAGAGCGCGGTCACCGTCCGCGTCGACCCCTCGTATCAGCAGCAGCAGTTCGAGGGATGGGGCACCAGTCTCGTCTGGTTCGCCAACGCCACCGGCCGTTACCCCGACCCCATCCGAAGACGCCTCGTGGACATGCTGTTCGGAGACGACGGCCTCGGCCTCACCATCGCCCGGTACAACATCGGCGGCGGCAACGCGCCGGACGTCCGGACGGACTACATGAAACCGGGCGCCACCATGGAGGGCTTCTGGAAGGCCCCCGCCGGCACCACCCGGCAGGACGTCGACTGGTGGAACCCCGACGACCCCGGCCAGTGGAACTGGGACGCCGACGCCGGCCAGCGCTGGTGGGTGGACCAGATCAAGGACAAGGTCAGCCGATGGGAGGCCTTCAGCAACTCGCCGCCCTGGTTCCAGACCGTCAGCGGATACGTCTCCGGAGGCTTCGACGCGAGCACCGACCAGATCCGCGCCGACCGTGTCGACGCCTTCGCCACGTACCTGACGAAGGTGACGGAGCGTCTGGAGCAGGCGCACGGCATCGAGTTCGACACGATCGACCCGCTCAACGAGCCCAACACGCCCTACTGGGGAACCCAGATCGGAGCGAACGGCCAACCCACGGGCGGACGCCAGGAGGGCGCCCACGCGGGCCCGGAGCTCCAGCAGAAGGTCGTCCTCGCGCTCGAGAAGGCGCTCCGGGGCGCGAAGACGAACGCCCGGATCTCCGCGATGGACGAGACCAACCCCACCATCTTCACCCAGAACTGGAACGCCTACGGTGCCCCGGCCCGCGCCGCCCTCGACCAGCTCAACGTGCACACCTACGGCACGGGCATGCGCACCAGCGCCCGGGACATCGCCAAGGGCGCGGACAAGAAGCTGTGGATGAGCGAGGTCGAGGGCACCTGGGGCACCGGCACCGACTTCACCGGCATGGAACCCGGGCTCGGCATGGCCACCCGCATGGTCGAGGACATGCGTGAACTGGAGCCCTCGGCCTGGGTGTTCTGGCAGCCGATCGAGGACGCCATCCCGCAGGCCGCGGCGGGCAAGAACTGGGGCAGCATCCACGTGCCGTTCAACTGCACGGCCGAGGACACCCTGCAGAGCTGCCCGATCCGCACCAACTCCAAGTTCCACACCATCCGGAACTTCACCCACTACATCCGCCCGGGCGACCACTTCGTGAAGACCGACGATCCGTCGAGCGTCGCCGCGGTGCAGAAGTCCGGCCGTACGGCGACCGTCGTGCACGTCAACGGCACCACCTCCGCCCGCTCGGTGACCCTCGACCTCTCCCGCTTCGGCAAGGTCGCGCGCGGGGCTTTCGTCACCCCCGTGGTGACGAGCGCCGACGGCGCCCTCGTCCGGGGCACGCCGGTCCGGGTGACCGACCGGTCGGCCACCCTCGCCGTTCCCGCCAAGTCGGTCACGACCTTCCTCGTCGAGGGAGTCGGCGGCGTGGCGAAGGACGCCGCACTCGTCCAGCCGGGGCACGTCTACCGGCTCCAGGGGACGCAGAGCGGCAAGTCACTGGCCCCCTCCGACGACGGCACCGGCGTCGTGCTGCGCACCGACGACGGCGGCAGCGCCCGACAGCTGTGGTCCGTACGGAAGTTGACGCGCGGCACCGACAACCGTGAGCGCTACGCGCTCGCCCGCACCGGCACCGGCGAACTGCTCACCGTGCGCGACGACCAGGCCGTTCTGGAGAAGCCGGAGAAGGGCCGGGTCGCCGAAGCCGCACAGTGGATCATGTCGACGACCGGCGACGGCACATGGACGTTCGTCAACGCCGCCACAGGCCGGCTGCTCGACGTCGCCGGACAGTCGACCGCGGACGGCGCCAAGGTGTCCACCTACACCCCGACCTCCGCGGCCAACCAGCGCTGGTCCGTGATCGACGAGACGGTGCTGCGCACCGAGCCCGCCGACGCGTTCACCGTCCCGGGTCTGGGGCCCGAACTGCCGAAGACCGTGACGCCGGTGTTCCGCGACGGCGCCCGCGGCGCGCTTCCCGTCGTGTGGAAGCTCCCGGCCGACCGGACCTGGCGCGCTCCCGGGACGGTGCGGGTCAGGGGCGAGGCGACCGACCCCCTCGGACGGACGGTCCCCGCGGTCGCGGTCGTCACCGTCGACACGATCGCCTCGACCCTCGCGGGTCGGGCCAAGACCTACGTCGGCGGCACGCCGGACCTCCCGGCCACCGTCGTCGGCGTCGGCCGCCGCGGCGGCCGGGTCGACCTTCCGGTGACGTGGGACGCGGCGCCCGAAGGGTCGTTCGAGGGGACCGGAGTCGTCGCCCTGCGCGGCGTCGCCCGGGTCGTCGGCGGCGGCACGGTCGATGCGACGGCACGTGTACAGGTCACCGAACCCGTGCAGACCAACATCGCCGCGGAGGACGGCGTCTCGGTCGCGGCCACGTTCACCGAGAGCGGGTACTCCGCGGAGCGCCTGCGCAACGGGGACCTGTCGGAGAAGGCCTGGTCCAACTGGAAGCCGGGGACCACCAAGAACCCGTCCGACACGATCACCTTCACCCTGCCCGAGGCACGCGACCTGAGCCGGATCGTCACGCACTTCTACCGGGACGGGAACAGCGCCTCGTTCCCCGAGACGCTGAAGGTGCAGGTCCGTGCGGCCGGTACCGGGACCTGGGAGGACGCGAGCGGCCCCGTCGCGGTCGGCAGCGAGGGCGCGCCGGTGGTCGACGTCCCGCTGGCGGCCAAGGCGGCGTCCGCGGTGCGGGTCGTCATGACCGCGCGCCCGGGCGGCTACCTCACCGCGAGCGAGATCGAGGTGTTCGCCAAGGCCCCGGGAGCCGCCTCGGACGCCGCCGCCGCGTCCGTCGAGGTGTCCGGCACGCCGATCGCGTCGTTCGACCCGGAGACCACCTCCTACCGGGTCGTCACCCGCGACCCGAGCCGCAGCACGGTCACGGCGACGACCCGCGACCCCTACGCGAAGGTCGCCGTCGAGTATCGCGACGAGCGCGGCGGACGGTCGGCGACCGTCACGGTGACCGGCGAGGACGGATCGCAGACCCGGACGTACCGGATCCGCCTCGTCCGCCGCTGA
- a CDS encoding class I SAM-dependent DNA methyltransferase, whose amino-acid sequence MTSSEMWTRATADRYDAEETEMSSAAVLGPTLAFLSELAGDGRALEFAIGTGRVGVPLRERGVPVVGVELSEHMTAVLRRKIDQDTLPVVFGDMATTVVPGEFNLVYLVYNTITNLLTQDEQVECFRNAARHLAPGGRFVIELNVPPLRFLPPGQVAVPFDVSERHLGFDTFDLVEQILVSHHLTLDGDGDGGRYRRDASRHRYAWPAELDLMARIAGLELERRVADWDGSPFTQDSAKHISVWRKPV is encoded by the coding sequence GTGACGAGCAGTGAGATGTGGACGCGTGCCACCGCCGACCGCTACGACGCCGAGGAGACCGAGATGTCCTCGGCCGCCGTTCTCGGACCCACCCTCGCCTTCCTGTCCGAGCTCGCCGGGGACGGCCGGGCTCTGGAGTTCGCCATCGGGACCGGCCGGGTAGGCGTCCCGCTGCGGGAACGCGGCGTGCCGGTCGTGGGCGTCGAGCTCTCCGAGCACATGACGGCGGTGCTACGGCGCAAGATCGACCAGGACACGCTCCCGGTGGTCTTCGGTGACATGGCCACCACCGTCGTCCCCGGCGAGTTCAACCTGGTGTACCTCGTCTACAACACCATCACGAACCTGCTCACGCAGGACGAGCAGGTCGAGTGCTTCCGCAACGCCGCACGCCATCTGGCGCCCGGCGGCCGATTCGTCATCGAGCTGAACGTGCCGCCGCTGCGGTTCCTGCCGCCCGGCCAGGTCGCGGTGCCGTTCGACGTCTCCGAGCGGCATCTCGGCTTCGACACCTTCGACCTCGTCGAGCAGATCCTCGTCTCCCACCACCTCACCCTAGACGGCGACGGCGACGGCGGCCGCTACCGCCGCGACGCCTCCCGGCACCGGTATGCCTGGCCCGCCGAGCTCGACCTGATGGCCCGGATCGCCGGGCTCGAGCTGGAACGCCGCGTCGCCGACTGGGACGGGTCACCGTTCACCCAGGACTCCGCGAAGCACATCTCTGTGTGGCGCAAGCCGGTCTGA
- a CDS encoding ATP-binding SpoIIE family protein phosphatase produces MDATPSPSSSSPFDLLSSALGRYCPRGGSAAAGGRATRPHTPDDAVADRQDRILGVVSLDAELRITRCNLDAAVFAGLDAVAGSPFADLLPPGDVPTVTRRLRQVLEIGEAHVARIQRLRRADGTELVVSMSILPAAAPQDGLTVSLIAMARRLHLYAAETAIGTSLDIGETAQSLAESLLAWGDVAAVDLDFAVWTGEGVTEHAQGRIRLRRAALVPDRVWPEGYTTPGDDLPNDASRLLAQAVRRDDAPQAIVIPDRDSVERLLGSPRVIRALVPGDRSASVACIPLVLDGTPPVVLGVAEVWRRADSPFRDSELFDLQELVARTAHHVDLARQHHREHTQVLALQRRLLPRTSGRTMEVASVYQPATPDSAGVGGDWVNSFPLADGRTALVVGDVVGHGLGAAATMGQLSMEARALLSAGLAPDEVLEHLDETVTLLDDADSGLAAGYSALGSTCCIALYDPVSHRVTLSSAGHLPPVLVLPDGRAGPLAVTPHPGLGAEFALREPFDVYTFDAPPGSLLALYTDGLVEDPALSIDEGISRLADTLSTVHPWDALQRAARHVVSSLAPVRRRDDVTLLLVRMIGYRKGDTATWRLPAREDAPARARAHVAARLRRWHTRDDLRDDVTLLVSELVTNAVRFAAGPVTVRLIRAGHGLLFEVGDTGNGRPRLSRGGLLDDGGRGLRVVHRLTTRWGVRWTDTGKVVWAEVAR; encoded by the coding sequence ATGGACGCCACGCCGTCGCCCTCGTCCTCATCCCCGTTCGACCTGCTCAGCAGCGCCTTGGGCCGCTACTGCCCGCGTGGCGGATCGGCGGCGGCCGGCGGCCGCGCCACTCGCCCGCACACACCGGACGACGCGGTGGCCGACCGTCAGGACCGGATTCTCGGCGTGGTCAGCCTGGACGCGGAGCTGCGCATCACCCGCTGCAATCTGGACGCCGCCGTGTTCGCCGGTCTGGACGCCGTGGCCGGGAGCCCCTTCGCGGATCTCCTGCCGCCCGGGGACGTGCCCACGGTCACCCGTCGGCTGCGGCAGGTCCTGGAGATCGGTGAGGCGCACGTCGCCCGGATCCAGCGCCTGCGGCGCGCCGACGGGACGGAGCTGGTGGTCTCCATGAGCATCCTGCCCGCGGCGGCGCCCCAGGACGGCCTGACCGTCTCCCTGATCGCCATGGCAAGGCGGCTGCACCTGTACGCCGCCGAGACCGCGATCGGCACCTCCCTGGACATCGGCGAGACCGCGCAGTCACTGGCGGAGTCCCTGCTGGCATGGGGGGACGTGGCCGCCGTCGACCTCGACTTCGCCGTGTGGACGGGCGAGGGAGTCACCGAGCACGCACAGGGGCGCATCCGGCTGCGGCGGGCGGCCCTGGTGCCGGACCGGGTGTGGCCGGAGGGGTACACGACTCCCGGCGACGATCTTCCCAACGACGCGAGTCGCCTCCTGGCGCAGGCGGTGCGCCGGGACGACGCCCCGCAGGCCATCGTCATACCGGACCGGGATTCGGTCGAACGGCTGCTCGGCAGCCCCCGGGTGATCCGTGCCCTGGTGCCCGGCGACCGGTCGGCGAGTGTGGCGTGCATACCGCTGGTCCTGGACGGCACGCCGCCGGTCGTGCTGGGCGTGGCGGAGGTCTGGCGGCGGGCGGACAGCCCCTTCCGCGACAGTGAGCTGTTCGACCTGCAGGAACTGGTGGCCAGGACCGCCCATCACGTCGACCTGGCCCGTCAGCACCACCGCGAGCACACTCAGGTGCTGGCGTTGCAGCGGCGGCTGCTGCCCCGGACGAGCGGCCGCACCATGGAGGTCGCCAGTGTCTACCAGCCCGCCACCCCCGACAGCGCGGGCGTCGGCGGCGACTGGGTGAACAGCTTTCCGCTGGCGGACGGGCGTACCGCGCTGGTGGTCGGAGACGTCGTCGGGCACGGTCTGGGGGCCGCGGCGACCATGGGCCAGCTGAGCATGGAGGCGCGCGCCCTGCTGTCCGCGGGGCTGGCGCCCGACGAGGTGCTGGAGCACCTGGACGAGACGGTGACGCTGCTGGACGACGCGGACTCCGGGCTGGCGGCCGGCTACAGCGCCCTCGGCTCCACCTGCTGCATCGCCCTCTACGACCCGGTCAGCCATCGTGTGACGCTCTCCAGCGCCGGTCATCTCCCGCCGGTCCTGGTGCTGCCGGACGGCCGCGCCGGCCCGCTCGCCGTCACCCCTCACCCGGGCCTCGGCGCCGAGTTCGCGCTGCGGGAGCCGTTCGACGTGTACACGTTCGACGCGCCCCCGGGTTCCCTGCTCGCCCTCTACACCGACGGCCTGGTGGAGGATCCCGCTCTGTCGATCGACGAGGGGATCAGCAGGCTGGCGGACACCTTGTCCACCGTGCACCCCTGGGACGCGCTGCAGCGGGCCGCACGGCATGTCGTCTCCTCGCTGGCGCCCGTGCGCCGGCGCGACGACGTGACCCTGCTGCTCGTGCGCATGATCGGCTACCGCAAGGGGGACACGGCGACCTGGCGACTGCCCGCCCGCGAGGACGCGCCCGCCCGCGCCCGTGCGCACGTCGCCGCGCGGCTGCGGCGATGGCACACCCGGGACGACCTCCGGGACGATGTGACGCTGCTGGTCAGCGAGCTGGTCACGAACGCGGTGCGATTCGCCGCCGGCCCGGTCACGGTACGGCTGATCAGAGCCGGACACGGTCTGCTTTTCGAGGTGGGCGACACCGGCAACGGCAGGCCCCGTCTGAGCCGGGGCGGCCTCCTCGACGACGGCGGGCGGGGCCTGCGCGTCGTGCACCGGCTGACCACCCGGTGGGGGGTGCGCTGGACGGATACCGGCAAGGTGGTCTGGGCGGAAGTCGCGAGGTGA
- a CDS encoding type III polyketide synthase has translation MAAYVCPPAVIHGEHAVETSQIVAEVRDRHPHAAWAPRIDGIAASTGIETRGWMLPLETAVAPGNGTGLGAVGAGAAQEALARDGFTRQDMDRVIAALESIPAPQTVQERTAPAWEAVQSYGERAARGALQTAGLDVADVDCLITSHSTTPALPGLDVALANRLALRSDVMLLPATQWACVAGTRSLALAADLVAADPERVVLVVIAEALSTTYQPADDTLESLIVRLLFADTAVAAVVTGRPRQESVLRLDAAWHHTLPGTQDLHRLDTRADGAHFVMDRRGPRAVQETVTAMWEWLRLRYQDDPEAWHPDVLLAHPGGTRVLEYMEQTMPDSWPSGLLDHSRDSYTSGNRGGAAVFDILRRAYEAGQKSGDRAVLYAAAPGLTATALEGEWL, from the coding sequence ATGGCCGCTTACGTCTGTCCTCCCGCCGTGATACACGGTGAGCACGCCGTGGAGACCAGCCAGATCGTGGCTGAGGTGCGCGACCGGCACCCGCACGCGGCGTGGGCGCCGCGGATCGACGGGATCGCCGCCAGTACGGGCATCGAGACCCGCGGGTGGATGCTGCCGCTGGAGACCGCCGTCGCCCCCGGCAACGGCACCGGCCTGGGGGCTGTCGGCGCCGGGGCCGCCCAGGAGGCGCTGGCACGCGACGGGTTCACCCGGCAGGACATGGACCGTGTGATCGCCGCCCTCGAGTCCATACCCGCGCCGCAGACCGTCCAGGAGCGCACCGCCCCGGCCTGGGAGGCGGTGCAGTCCTACGGGGAGCGCGCCGCGCGCGGGGCCCTGCAGACCGCGGGTCTGGACGTCGCTGACGTCGACTGCCTGATCACCAGTCACTCCACCACCCCGGCGCTGCCGGGCCTGGACGTCGCCCTGGCCAACAGGCTCGCGCTCCGCAGCGATGTCATGCTGCTGCCGGCCACGCAGTGGGCCTGTGTCGCGGGAACCCGGTCCCTGGCCCTGGCGGCGGATCTCGTGGCCGCGGATCCCGAGCGGGTGGTCCTGGTGGTGATCGCGGAGGCGCTGAGCACGACGTACCAGCCCGCGGACGACACCCTCGAGTCCCTGATCGTCCGGTTGCTGTTCGCCGACACCGCGGTCGCCGCGGTGGTCACGGGCCGCCCGAGGCAGGAGTCGGTGCTGCGACTGGACGCCGCCTGGCACCACACCCTGCCCGGCACCCAGGACCTGCACCGCCTGGACACGCGGGCGGACGGCGCCCACTTCGTGATGGACCGGCGTGGGCCGCGCGCCGTGCAGGAGACGGTCACCGCGATGTGGGAGTGGTTGCGCCTGCGCTACCAGGACGACCCCGAGGCGTGGCACCCCGACGTGCTGCTCGCCCACCCCGGCGGGACCCGGGTGCTGGAGTACATGGAGCAGACGATGCCCGACTCGTGGCCGTCGGGGCTGCTGGACCACAGCCGGGACAGCTACACCAGCGGCAACCGCGGGGGCGCCGCCGTGTTCGACATCCTGCGGCGGGCGTACGAAGCCGGGCAGAAGTCGGGCGATCGCGCCGTCCTGTACGCGGCGGCGCCCGGGCTCACCGCCACCGCCCTGGAGGGGGAGTGGCTGTAG
- a CDS encoding nuclear transport factor 2 family protein translates to MSRETDEVREAIAGELRLMDPSVRASRSLARQLLDPDFTEVGASGRRWTFDEMLAALPELDGAAGSGSRVEASKFTGVLLAPGLVHLTYETTLNGNRARRSSLWRKRGAAATWQMYYHQATPVPPGSV, encoded by the coding sequence ATGAGCCGAGAGACGGATGAGGTACGCGAAGCGATCGCAGGCGAGCTGCGTCTGATGGACCCCAGCGTGCGCGCGTCACGCTCGCTCGCCCGACAGCTGCTGGACCCGGACTTCACCGAGGTCGGCGCTTCGGGGCGGCGGTGGACGTTCGACGAGATGCTGGCCGCGCTGCCCGAGTTGGACGGTGCGGCAGGAAGCGGTTCGCGCGTTGAGGCCTCGAAGTTCACCGGTGTCCTGCTGGCGCCTGGGTTGGTGCATCTCACCTACGAGACCACGTTGAACGGAAACCGGGCACGGCGGAGTTCGCTCTGGCGCAAGCGGGGTGCGGCCGCAACGTGGCAGATGTACTACCACCAGGCCACACCCGTCCCGCCCGGCAGTGTCTGA
- a CDS encoding NUDIX hydrolase: MPTPDFITEIRASAGHQLLWLPGVSAVVFDDEGRVLLGQRADNGEWTVIGGIPDPGEQPADCAVREVYEEAGVRCVPERVVLVRAGTEMEFPNGDKCQFMDVTFRCRAVGGAARVNDDESVDVGWFAVDALPPLDERQLFRIKQALSDGPTWFETTTSE, encoded by the coding sequence ATGCCGACTCCTGACTTCATCACCGAGATCCGGGCCTCCGCGGGACACCAGCTGCTCTGGCTGCCCGGCGTCAGCGCCGTCGTCTTCGACGACGAGGGGCGGGTGCTGCTCGGCCAGCGCGCCGACAACGGGGAGTGGACCGTGATCGGCGGCATCCCGGACCCCGGGGAGCAGCCCGCGGACTGCGCCGTGCGCGAGGTCTACGAGGAGGCAGGCGTGCGCTGCGTTCCGGAGCGCGTCGTCCTGGTGCGCGCCGGGACGGAAATGGAGTTCCCCAACGGCGACAAGTGCCAGTTCATGGACGTCACCTTCCGCTGCCGGGCCGTGGGCGGGGCCGCACGGGTCAACGACGACGAGTCCGTCGACGTGGGCTGGTTCGCGGTGGACGCCCTGCCGCCGCTGGACGAACGGCAGCTGTTCCGCATCAAGCAGGCGCTCTCCGACGGACCCACCTGGTTCGAGACCACGACGTCGGAATGA